A genomic stretch from Mya arenaria isolate MELC-2E11 chromosome 10, ASM2691426v1 includes:
- the LOC128204670 gene encoding receptor-type tyrosine-protein phosphatase F-like has protein sequence MYGEFRITCHSEDMYAEFTRRALSIVKSPEERSIYQLHFTCWPDKGIPDDVTAIIEFRQRVLNTPTTYKGPTVVHCSAGVGRTGTYIALDILTKEGETEGAVDIPGCVVNMRQNRPNMIQTMEQYQYLHKAVVYSLTFNCTPIKAEQFQQYMKTTKRADLNRQFQQLQHTVEQRSKQEANAVKRNKEHLAKNRANADIPGDENRPRLYLGLESGSSDYINAVYIHGFKEKRRFLVAQTPLPETVNAFLTLVVQENCSCIVSFEPDMDKQRNVGIYYPAENMQVLKKGSFEVSSSRETRKPHYAMRNLKIRHTGATGRLPEKTLSHIQFTEWDEIKNVPLSVKNFLTFLNDVEETANKQKDGPILLHCFDGAGRTGLFCVVSMLLRKMAIEHEVSVLNAVRKVKTMRRLAIPNLDQFIFCHESVMEYLRAFDKDVYANFAGSNE, from the exons ATGTATGGCGAGTTTAGAATTACGTGTCATTCCGAGGACATGTATGCCGAGTTTACAAGAAGAGCCCTTTCAATTGTAAAG TCACCCGAAGAAAGGTCCATCTACCAACTGCACTTCACATGTTGGCCAGACAAAGGCATTCCTGATGATGTCACAGCGATCATTGAATTCAGACAAAGAGTATTGAATACTCCTACAACGTACAAAGGACCTACTGTGGTCCACTGCAG TGCTGGTGTGGGACGAACTGGCACGTACATTGCTCTGGACATCCTGACGAAGGAGGGTGAAACTGAAGGAGCGGTTGATATCCCTGGATGTGTGGTGAACATGCGACAGAACAGGCCGAACATGATACAGACTATG GAGCAGTATCAATATCTCCACAAGGCTGTTGTGTATTCCCTGACTTTCAATTGCACACCGATCAAGGCAGAACAATTTCAGCAATACATGAAGACAACAAAAAGAGCTGACTTAAACAGGCAATTTCAG CAACTTCAGCACACCGTTGAACAGCGATCGAAACAGGAAGCAAACGcagtcaaaagaaataaagaacACTTGGCTAAAAACCGAGCCAATGCAGACATACCAG gTGATGAAAACCGACCACGACTCTACCTTGGGTTGGAAAGTGGATCGTCCGATTACATCAATGCTGTGTACATACAT GGTTTCAAAGAAAAACGCCGATTTCTTGTTGCACAGACTCCCTTGCCAGAGACCGTTAATGCCTTCCTGACATTGGTTGTCCAAGAAAACTGCTCATGCATTGTCAGTTTTGAACCAGACATGGACAAACAAAGG AATGTTGGAATATACTACCCGGCGGAAAACATGCAGGTGTTAAAGAAGGGGTCATTTGAAGTCAGCTCTTCACGTGAAACAAGGAAACCTCACTATGCAATGAGAAACCTTAAAATACGTCATACGGGGGCGACAGGG cGCCTTCCTGAGAAAACTCTGTCCCACATTCAGTTCACTGAGTGGGATGAAATTAAGAATGTCCCTCTTTCTGTTAAAAACTTTCTCACCTTCCTGAATGACGTGGAGGAAACAGCAAACAAACAGAAAGATGGACCGATACTTCTTCATTGTTT TGATGGAGCAGGCCGAACGGGACTATTCTGTGTGGTGTCAATGCTGCTGAGGAAGATGGCCATAGAACACGAAGTTAGTGTTCTCAATGCTGTTAGAAAAGTCAAGACCATGCGACGACTGGCGATTCCGAATTTG GATCAATTCATATTCTGTCACGAGAGCGTCATGGAATACTTGCGAGCATTTGACAAGGATGTGTATGCTAACTTCGCTGGTTCAAATGAATAG
- the LOC128204671 gene encoding receptor-type tyrosine-protein phosphatase alpha-like, protein MNGRNNQDSTDSDQLSRRHQASTSSSLKHSTSICEIDLEFDKDAIHEAESTPGVYYNNSVALQRPKVSVDGLVEFVDSLTQDDIKVAFEKFPQGLIKPYVHSQRSGNLQRNRYKGIYPYDDCRVKIRGEDTDYINASFIDGYKKRKEYIATLGPMSYQLGGEFEPFWRMVWQQKVEKIVMVTNLIENGTG, encoded by the exons ATGAATGGGCGCAACAACCAAGATTCCACCGATTCTGATCAACTAAGTCGCCGACATCAGGCAAGCACGTCTTCTTCGCTGAAGCACTCAACATCAATATGCGAGATAGATCTAGAATTTG ATAAAGATGCTATTCACGAAGCTGAAAGCACTCCTGGTGTATATTACAACAACTCGGTCGCTTTGCAGAGGCCTAAAGTTTCTGTTGACGGTCTTGTTGAATTCGTTGATTCATTAACACAAGATGATATCAAAGTTGCATTTGAG AAATTTCCCCAAGGGCTTATTAAGCCGTACGTTCACTCCCAAAGAAGTGGCAACTTGCAAAGGAACAGATACAAGGGCATTTATCCAT ATGACGATTGCAGAGTAAAGATTCGAGGTGAAGATACGGACTACATCAATGCAAGTTTTATTGAT GGATATAAAAAGAGGAAAGAGTACATCGCCACCTTAG GACCAATGTCGTATCAACTGGGTGGTGAATTCGAACCCTTCTGGCGAATGGTTTGGCAACAGAAAGTTGAGAAGATTGTCATGGTCACAAACCTGATTGAAAATGGG aCGGGTTAA